In Desulfomonile tiedjei DSM 6799, a genomic segment contains:
- a CDS encoding tetratricopeptide repeat protein, producing MTKKGVVLFSFAACSAAIVLGHFQPSLCFAHEDHPVKFSSIEALMAGTPPPDTGEPSGEKPQPQPEETAPVPDPAPPAKAPAAQSNGKDGEASTPESPVTGAAPVEEEKGKGKQPGSADKTVSTHDEGSTLLRAASDLAGKGEYSSALEKYRDVIRIASEKKDEKMLAQSLGGAARMLYSLGDYSEALVYIGRSVQTNQSLKNAHARSLDYVMAGRILSAQENYVQALKAYEEALKILPASEAKEIPSILEETANCNLRLYKYPEAIAAYSRIASIHSKAGNELEAARILSSIGEIQVSRGDYKSARVHFKRAEKTYRDLNRPKELGETLFRIAYLDHALGDVAAANASIREGQSLPGCGTEGPTSALPLLVRGMTESGEGKIIQAANSFTAALNQYERAGDKIMAARSRLLLAQLELERSRLKSALELAGMSLEQFRAVSSAGGEAGALLVIGDVYFRQGFVQKAQEYALEALNLAKRIQDKNQAVQVRVLLADIHIGLGEVESASKVLKEALEEAKKDISRRSRAALRLALARFRLSRESGERAFQDASEARKEFVELNDRRGVADCDSLIGVSYELQGDREKTLAHLQRALTEHEAMWDRFGEGRDLTALGVHFKNIGNPEKAMEYFSKALELRRGIGDRRGYAANLANIGNLLRHRNNVSDATQKLQQALSVYRQILDKKGEADVLTGLGMIDASKGAQTQALEKFSEALKIHRETYDHRGSAADLAGMGRIYLARGDLQSALQSLDEAEKFNKKIRNPQGDVAILSELAMLHRAKRNPQQALTLLNQALEIAKQMNDSRAVSSIHLKMASILEDSGDYSKALSYLRDALDSMRKMGDKSGELWALGSIGIIQSKTEDYENALTNLHEAIKLCSEMGLPPSQSRDLEFHLGEIYEGFRDLEQALEHYQKAMSASQAEASDPILGKIYDRIGNIYYNMEDYTKARNFLEDALRIHGELHNNTLQKSELIRLGDLLSKLGDPETAVKYQQRALTLARETQDERAEARILTRIGTLDQMLGRPRVALEHYQEAMDIRNRMGDRRGVNENLLQMALVSSILGDYDSALTHLKKAFEISQCSEDRGMLWKAYFVMGRTLEGKKSLGEAMESYRKAITILEAMEADIIEESDEDNFIFGGRTGLFETTLRVMMNLAKKDPQGAYDSQALRIVEKLKAAEFENTLSRINVDSFSDLPRELLIKEKSLKLTLRKLNTRLVEELSKSNPNQPQIKKLLEERRAKERLFRELKERLMREYPSYADLRYPRPVSLHQIQKEIIDQDEAILEFMVTRSRTYVFAIDKHRFHSYSIDYPIKDLERDVDVLTRPLYRADTQASWDPSVAYKLYSQIVKPIEYFLLAKKTVVIVPHGPLAFLPFEILINSQAHAKKRFWSATDKPSYLVEKYAFCYSPSISVLSQVRSRTADRKPGWTLAAFGDAVYQDQEKKQEPNPGADRLLNSLNRNMKDSRIQDLRPLPGARKEISEISRIMGGPIQTYLGAQATETLFKRVDLGRYAYIHLATHGVLVGTTANSQQQPAIIFSLFGDRENDGFLQLGEVFGLKLNADMVVLSSCLSPGKIGPSENSGILGLSRAFLFAGADSVVLSMWQVNDESTARLFIETYRNLKEGSKAEALRQAKLTLLGSQSTSHPYYWAPFILMGNWTVKFRPSDQQDPIQVKARGTSTWRKLLNM from the coding sequence ATGACAAAAAAGGGCGTAGTGCTTTTTAGTTTTGCTGCATGTTCAGCAGCGATTGTGCTCGGGCACTTTCAACCGAGCCTTTGTTTTGCGCATGAAGATCATCCTGTGAAGTTTTCCTCTATTGAGGCACTCATGGCAGGCACTCCGCCTCCAGATACCGGGGAACCATCAGGGGAAAAGCCTCAGCCACAGCCTGAAGAAACAGCACCCGTCCCCGATCCCGCGCCTCCCGCGAAAGCCCCTGCTGCACAATCGAACGGCAAGGATGGAGAAGCTTCCACCCCGGAATCGCCGGTCACTGGGGCTGCTCCTGTGGAAGAAGAAAAAGGAAAAGGAAAGCAGCCTGGTTCCGCGGATAAAACCGTCTCCACTCATGACGAAGGTTCAACGCTGCTCAGAGCTGCTTCGGATCTGGCCGGTAAGGGTGAATACTCGTCTGCGCTGGAGAAATATCGAGATGTCATCAGGATAGCTTCTGAGAAAAAGGATGAGAAAATGCTCGCCCAATCACTGGGAGGAGCAGCCCGCATGCTTTACAGTCTTGGAGACTACTCCGAAGCGCTCGTTTATATTGGAAGATCTGTTCAAACCAATCAGTCACTCAAAAATGCCCATGCAAGAAGCCTCGATTACGTAATGGCAGGTCGCATCTTAAGCGCTCAGGAAAACTACGTTCAGGCGCTCAAGGCTTATGAAGAAGCACTGAAAATTCTGCCTGCTTCAGAGGCTAAGGAAATTCCGTCAATTCTGGAAGAGACCGCAAATTGTAACCTGAGATTATATAAATACCCCGAAGCAATAGCTGCATATAGTCGCATCGCTTCCATCCATTCTAAAGCCGGAAACGAACTCGAAGCTGCCCGGATTCTATCCAGTATAGGTGAAATTCAGGTGTCCCGGGGCGATTACAAATCTGCACGGGTTCATTTCAAGAGAGCGGAGAAAACGTACCGTGACCTCAATCGTCCAAAGGAGCTTGGGGAAACCCTGTTCCGAATAGCGTATCTGGATCATGCACTTGGAGATGTCGCAGCCGCCAACGCATCGATTCGCGAAGGTCAGTCGCTTCCCGGTTGCGGGACCGAAGGTCCGACGTCTGCTCTTCCTCTGCTCGTGAGAGGCATGACGGAGTCCGGTGAAGGCAAGATTATTCAGGCAGCGAACAGCTTTACCGCGGCATTGAACCAGTATGAACGTGCAGGCGACAAGATAATGGCAGCTCGTTCAAGACTGCTCCTGGCACAATTGGAGCTGGAACGTTCCAGGCTCAAATCGGCTCTTGAGTTGGCCGGCATGTCACTCGAGCAATTTCGTGCCGTTTCTTCAGCAGGAGGAGAAGCCGGTGCTCTGCTCGTCATCGGAGACGTGTATTTCCGTCAAGGGTTCGTGCAGAAGGCTCAAGAATATGCCCTCGAAGCTCTCAATCTGGCAAAAAGGATTCAGGATAAGAATCAGGCAGTGCAGGTTCGCGTTCTCCTTGCTGACATTCACATCGGTCTCGGGGAGGTGGAATCCGCTTCCAAGGTGCTCAAAGAAGCGCTCGAAGAGGCCAAGAAAGACATAAGCCGACGATCCAGGGCAGCATTGCGTTTGGCCCTCGCTCGTTTCAGACTTTCCCGGGAATCAGGTGAACGTGCTTTCCAGGATGCTTCCGAGGCGCGGAAAGAATTTGTCGAGCTAAACGATCGCCGAGGAGTCGCGGATTGTGACAGTCTTATCGGCGTATCGTACGAGCTCCAGGGAGATCGAGAAAAGACTCTCGCTCACCTGCAACGGGCCCTCACCGAGCACGAAGCCATGTGGGACCGTTTTGGTGAAGGCAGAGATTTGACCGCTCTTGGTGTTCATTTCAAGAACATCGGGAATCCCGAGAAGGCAATGGAGTATTTCTCCAAAGCGCTCGAACTGAGGCGTGGAATCGGAGACCGCCGGGGCTATGCTGCGAATCTGGCCAATATCGGAAATCTTCTCCGTCACAGGAATAATGTTTCCGACGCGACCCAAAAGTTGCAGCAAGCGTTGTCAGTGTATCGACAGATCTTGGACAAAAAGGGTGAAGCAGACGTTCTGACCGGCCTGGGCATGATAGATGCATCGAAAGGGGCTCAGACGCAGGCACTGGAAAAATTTTCCGAAGCGTTGAAGATCCATAGAGAAACCTACGATCACAGGGGTTCGGCAGCCGATCTCGCCGGGATGGGAAGGATCTACCTTGCGCGAGGCGATCTGCAAAGCGCTTTGCAAAGCCTGGACGAAGCCGAAAAATTCAACAAAAAGATTCGGAATCCGCAGGGAGACGTAGCCATCCTCTCAGAATTGGCCATGCTGCATCGAGCCAAACGCAATCCTCAACAGGCCCTCACTCTGCTGAATCAGGCACTGGAAATTGCGAAGCAGATGAACGACTCACGAGCTGTTTCGTCCATCCATTTGAAGATGGCTTCCATTCTAGAAGATTCCGGAGATTATTCGAAGGCGCTTTCTTATTTGCGCGATGCTCTTGATTCCATGAGAAAGATGGGCGACAAGTCCGGTGAACTCTGGGCTCTCGGGAGCATAGGGATTATTCAGTCGAAAACCGAAGACTACGAGAATGCGCTTACCAACCTTCACGAAGCAATTAAGCTGTGCTCGGAAATGGGGCTTCCTCCTTCTCAATCAAGAGATCTGGAATTCCATCTTGGAGAAATCTATGAGGGCTTCAGAGACCTGGAACAGGCTCTCGAGCACTACCAAAAAGCCATGTCTGCATCTCAGGCTGAAGCGAGCGATCCCATTCTGGGAAAGATCTACGATCGAATCGGCAATATTTATTACAATATGGAGGATTACACCAAGGCACGGAATTTTCTTGAAGATGCTCTGCGGATCCATGGTGAACTCCACAACAATACATTACAGAAAAGCGAGCTTATTCGATTGGGAGATCTCCTGAGCAAGCTCGGGGACCCTGAAACTGCTGTCAAATACCAGCAACGAGCGCTCACGCTTGCCCGCGAGACACAAGACGAGCGTGCCGAGGCCCGCATACTCACCAGAATAGGAACGCTCGATCAGATGCTCGGCCGCCCGCGGGTTGCATTGGAACATTATCAAGAGGCAATGGATATTCGCAACAGGATGGGCGATCGCCGGGGAGTCAACGAAAACCTCCTCCAGATGGCTCTTGTAAGCTCGATTCTCGGCGACTACGATTCTGCATTAACGCACCTCAAAAAAGCTTTTGAGATTTCTCAGTGCTCGGAAGACCGGGGGATGCTTTGGAAAGCTTACTTTGTCATGGGCCGGACCCTGGAAGGGAAAAAGAGCCTCGGCGAAGCAATGGAATCGTACCGCAAGGCTATTACGATTCTTGAAGCAATGGAGGCTGACATCATCGAAGAGTCGGATGAAGATAACTTTATTTTTGGGGGCAGGACGGGTCTCTTCGAGACGACACTCCGCGTGATGATGAATCTGGCCAAGAAAGATCCCCAAGGAGCATACGACAGCCAAGCGCTTCGGATAGTGGAAAAACTCAAAGCGGCCGAATTCGAGAATACTCTCTCCAGGATCAATGTGGATAGCTTTTCGGATCTTCCCAGGGAACTCCTTATCAAAGAAAAGAGTCTCAAGCTAACCTTGAGAAAACTGAACACCCGGCTCGTTGAAGAACTCTCGAAGAGCAACCCGAACCAGCCTCAGATAAAAAAGCTGCTTGAAGAACGACGAGCAAAAGAAAGACTATTCAGGGAACTTAAAGAGCGCCTCATGAGAGAGTATCCGTCCTATGCCGATCTGAGGTATCCGCGCCCCGTGTCTCTCCACCAGATTCAGAAAGAAATCATCGATCAGGACGAAGCTATTCTCGAATTCATGGTAACCAGGAGCAGGACGTACGTTTTCGCAATAGATAAACACCGGTTCCACTCTTACTCCATCGACTACCCCATAAAAGACCTGGAAAGAGATGTGGATGTTTTAACTCGACCTCTCTACAGAGCGGATACTCAGGCAAGTTGGGACCCGTCCGTTGCGTACAAACTCTATTCTCAGATCGTTAAGCCGATAGAGTACTTCCTGCTGGCAAAAAAGACGGTAGTGATCGTGCCTCACGGACCGCTGGCATTCTTGCCGTTTGAAATACTCATCAATTCTCAGGCGCATGCAAAGAAGCGTTTTTGGTCGGCAACGGATAAACCGTCGTATCTCGTGGAAAAGTACGCCTTCTGTTACTCACCGTCTATTTCAGTACTCTCTCAGGTGCGAAGCAGGACTGCCGACCGGAAGCCCGGATGGACTCTTGCAGCCTTCGGGGACGCGGTGTACCAGGATCAGGAGAAGAAGCAAGAACCGAATCCTGGCGCCGATCGACTCCTGAACAGTCTCAATCGCAATATGAAGGATTCTCGGATACAGGATCTTCGGCCCCTGCCCGGAGCGAGAAAGGAAATTTCGGAGATTTCCCGCATCATGGGCGGTCCGATCCAAACGTATCTTGGGGCTCAGGCGACGGAAACCTTATTCAAAAGAGTTGATCTGGGCCGGTATGCGTATATTCATCTTGCGACTCATGGAGTGCTTGTCGGTACAACAGCAAACTCTCAGCAGCAACCGGCAATCATCTTCTCTCTTTTCGGGGATCGTGAAAATGACGGCTTCCTGCAACTTGGGGAAGTTTTCGGGTTGAAACTTAATGCAGACATGGTGGTCCTGTCCTCGTGTCTTTCGCCGGGGAAAATAGGCCCAAGTGAGAACAGCGGAATTCTCGGACTGTCGAGAGCCTTTCTCTTCGCAGGTGCAGACTCGGTGGTCTTGAGCATGTGGCAGGTCAATGATGAGAGCACCGCGCGGCTCTTCATTGAAACATACCGAAATCTGAAGGAAGGATCAAAAGCCGAAGCGCTGAGACAGGCCAAGCTTACGCTGCTGGGAAGTCAGTCGACAAGCCATCCCTACTACTGGGCTCCATTCATTCTTATGGGAAATTGGACAGTGAAATTCCGTCCCTCAGACCAACAGGACCCGATTCAAGTGAAGGCTCGCGGCACATCGACCTGGCGAAAACTGCTTAATATGTGA
- the lgt gene encoding prolipoprotein diacylglyceryl transferase produces the protein MTCPFIDPVLVRLGPLEIRWYGVMYLLGFIAGYYVIKSELRRKQGPIPAENADDLLFYLVVGLLLGGRIGYVLFYNLPAYIAAPWEILYVWHGGMSFHGGLLGMILAGVVFSRTRNANFWSLADIGALASPIGLMLGRIGNFINCELFGRVTDLPWGIVFPDGGNLPRHPSQLYEAFFEGPVLFLILWILRVRTAVHGQVLAAFLVGYGLARFSIEFLREPDPQLGYLFFGLTMGQLLCIGMMIAGAALFTYLRYYGVPTEKRSDRTSRVKP, from the coding sequence TTGACCTGCCCGTTCATCGATCCGGTTCTCGTCCGTTTAGGACCCCTGGAGATCCGATGGTACGGCGTGATGTATCTCCTTGGGTTTATAGCTGGATATTACGTTATCAAATCCGAGCTACGGCGTAAGCAAGGACCCATTCCCGCTGAAAATGCAGACGATCTCCTTTTCTACCTCGTTGTCGGTCTCCTGCTGGGCGGAAGAATCGGGTATGTATTGTTCTACAATCTTCCTGCATACATTGCTGCACCCTGGGAAATTCTTTACGTGTGGCACGGCGGAATGAGTTTTCATGGGGGCTTGCTCGGGATGATCCTCGCGGGAGTGGTCTTCTCTCGCACCCGTAATGCGAATTTCTGGAGCCTTGCGGATATTGGCGCTCTGGCTTCTCCCATAGGGTTGATGCTGGGAAGAATAGGTAATTTCATCAATTGCGAATTGTTCGGACGGGTAACCGACTTACCCTGGGGCATAGTATTTCCGGATGGCGGAAATCTGCCTCGTCATCCATCCCAGCTTTACGAGGCATTTTTTGAGGGCCCTGTTCTTTTTCTCATTTTGTGGATACTACGAGTCAGGACAGCAGTGCACGGACAGGTGCTTGCAGCGTTTCTCGTGGGTTATGGGCTTGCTCGTTTCTCAATCGAGTTCCTCAGAGAACCCGACCCTCAGTTGGGATATCTCTTTTTCGGACTCACTATGGGCCAGCTTTTGTGCATCGGTATGATGATCGCAGGAGCTGCGCTCTTTACATATCTTCGGTATTACGGAGTTCCGACCGAAAAACGATCCGATCGAACATCGAGAGTCAAACCATGA
- a CDS encoding RNA methyltransferase — translation MRPTRKIQRGFRVHPDWAEILENVHIVMIGITHAGNIGAVARVMKNMGLKKLRLVSSTSCGPETDAFAMASGAYDVIEQAAFFSEPAEALEHMVMAVGTSARLGGKRITARTPETIVPELMEKAATGPVAIVFGRESRGLTNEELKLCTHHMIIPTDAEFASMNVAQAVAVTAYEIFSVASRPVGFQAKTFRPAAVETREAMYQHIEQVLISAGFIKGVNPLIMMRDIRRILNSASMDDRDVKIMRGIFRKMGNAIRIHKEKKVRTPESGEKD, via the coding sequence ATGAGGCCGACGAGGAAAATCCAGAGAGGCTTCAGAGTTCATCCGGATTGGGCAGAGATACTTGAAAATGTCCATATCGTGATGATCGGCATCACTCATGCCGGGAACATAGGTGCAGTCGCGCGTGTCATGAAGAATATGGGTCTGAAGAAACTTAGGCTGGTTTCTTCAACCTCGTGCGGTCCGGAAACCGATGCATTTGCAATGGCTTCAGGCGCTTATGACGTGATCGAGCAGGCCGCTTTTTTCAGTGAGCCTGCTGAAGCGCTGGAACACATGGTCATGGCAGTGGGCACATCTGCGCGACTCGGCGGAAAACGGATTACCGCACGAACTCCGGAGACAATCGTCCCGGAATTGATGGAAAAGGCTGCAACCGGGCCCGTCGCAATCGTGTTCGGCCGGGAATCGAGAGGCCTGACCAACGAGGAACTGAAGCTTTGCACGCATCATATGATCATTCCCACTGATGCGGAATTTGCGTCCATGAATGTGGCTCAGGCAGTTGCAGTGACAGCTTATGAGATTTTCAGCGTCGCTTCACGTCCTGTAGGATTCCAGGCAAAAACGTTTCGTCCCGCTGCCGTCGAAACACGAGAGGCAATGTACCAGCACATCGAGCAGGTATTGATTTCGGCAGGCTTCATCAAAGGGGTCAATCCCCTCATCATGATGCGAGACATTCGCCGGATACTCAATAGCGCCAGCATGGACGACAGGGATGTCAAAATCATGCGAGGCATTTTCCGGAAAATGGGAAATGCCATACGCATACACAAGGAGAAAAAGGTACGTACCCCGGAATCCGGTGAGAAGGATTGA
- a CDS encoding type II toxin-antitoxin system HicB family antitoxin, which yields MKYLSFEIVIEKEPEDEGYFAYSPTLPGCFSNGKSIEETKRNIREAIKQHIESLRAHGENIPQNNRIVHVEELTFGIPE from the coding sequence ATGAAATATCTTTCTTTTGAAATCGTCATAGAGAAAGAACCCGAAGATGAGGGATACTTCGCCTATAGTCCTACTCTGCCGGGATGTTTCAGTAATGGCAAGAGCATCGAGGAGACTAAACGAAATATTCGAGAAGCAATTAAGCAGCACATTGAATCATTACGAGCGCATGGAGAAAATATTCCCCAAAACAACCGGATCGTGCATGTCGAAGAGCTGACGTTTGGGATACCAGAATGA
- a CDS encoding type II toxin-antitoxin system HicA family toxin translates to MPQVSAQELLRFLKAHGFAEDRQTGSHLIVKNEQKGITLTIPVHTGCDIGRGLALRILKDAGFTPDDFTAWK, encoded by the coding sequence ATGCCACAGGTTTCTGCTCAAGAACTCTTGAGATTTCTCAAAGCACACGGATTTGCAGAGGATCGTCAAACAGGAAGCCATCTCATCGTAAAAAATGAACAGAAAGGTATCACGTTGACAATCCCAGTACACACTGGCTGTGACATAGGGCGAGGTTTGGCACTTCGTATTCTTAAAGATGCCGGCTTTACTCCGGACGACTTCACGGCTTGGAAATAA
- a CDS encoding methyltransferase has protein sequence MSEKWDKESILSLSGAFQTCRILLTAAELDLFTILSDGPKSVEDIARDKSWDERGLRIVMDALAATGFLQKSAEGSYSADETMLKLMAKNGSQSILPLVLHRNRMWESWSKLTEIVKTGSNPNPLGMASRTSEEVQDFIDAMHVVGSVMANRIVESLDLAPFKRMLDVGGASGTYIMAFLRKAPHMKATLFDFPRVVEMGRNRLTQHGFIDRVEIVAGDYTKDELPSGHDLVLLSAIIHSNSRDVNRMLYGKIFRSLDPGGTVLIRDYVLDESRTNPPDGAIFAVNMLCATSAGDSYTLKEIREDLETSGFVSVNLIRNGANMDQLISAEKPR, from the coding sequence ATGTCCGAGAAATGGGATAAAGAGAGCATTCTATCGCTGAGCGGAGCTTTTCAAACCTGCAGGATTCTCCTCACTGCAGCAGAGCTGGATCTGTTTACCATTCTGTCCGACGGTCCCAAGAGCGTCGAAGATATAGCACGAGACAAATCATGGGACGAGAGAGGGCTCCGGATCGTCATGGATGCGCTTGCCGCAACCGGGTTTCTGCAAAAGTCTGCTGAAGGAAGCTACAGTGCAGATGAGACGATGCTCAAGCTCATGGCCAAGAACGGATCGCAATCGATCCTTCCTCTGGTGCTGCACAGAAATCGTATGTGGGAAAGCTGGTCAAAACTCACTGAAATCGTAAAGACCGGCTCAAATCCCAATCCGTTAGGGATGGCTTCCCGGACCTCTGAAGAAGTGCAGGATTTCATTGATGCAATGCATGTCGTAGGCTCCGTCATGGCCAACAGGATCGTCGAATCTTTGGACCTGGCTCCCTTTAAACGTATGCTCGACGTGGGAGGAGCATCCGGAACATACATAATGGCGTTTCTCAGGAAAGCTCCCCATATGAAAGCTACACTCTTCGACTTTCCCCGGGTCGTTGAAATGGGCCGAAACAGGTTGACACAACACGGCTTCATAGATCGGGTGGAAATCGTGGCTGGAGATTACACAAAAGATGAACTGCCCAGCGGACACGATCTGGTGCTCTTGTCTGCCATAATTCACAGCAACAGTCGTGACGTGAACCGCATGTTGTACGGGAAAATTTTCAGAAGCCTCGATCCCGGCGGAACCGTGCTGATCCGTGATTACGTCCTGGATGAAAGTCGTACGAACCCTCCGGACGGAGCCATATTCGCAGTGAACATGTTGTGCGCCACATCAGCGGGGGATTCTTACACTCTTAAAGAAATTCGTGAAGATCTGGAGACCTCCGGGTTTGTCAGCGTGAATCTGATTCGCAACGGAGCCAACATGGACCAACTGATCAGCGCGGAAAAGCCCCGGTGA
- the hgcA gene encoding mercury methylation corrinoid protein HgcA, giving the protein MTTSLPAENPSGRPIPPPARSCUPPRPKTRTSLPGLDQPFVTGAVDTFAGKIPKVSSDLTFTDRFGTYKARWKIGRMKFVVDPGLYALNDPDAASPVLVTANYKMSFDSLRSALPGSSAWLLVLDTQGINVWCAAGKGTFGTDELVNRIETSGLTKVVSHKQLILPQLGAPGIAAHRVKKLSGFKVVYGPVDSSDLPEFIASGLEATPEMRTKTFTLRERAAVIPVELVSASTTALYIIPVLLILSAFGGPYGYWTNITHYGLAASAGLVAAIIAGTVLFPLLLPWLPGRAFSLKGFAIGIATSLVFIALKATITGEWPNTLEAGAWILLITVVVSYLGMNFTGCSTYTSLSGVKKEMKWAVPFQIAGIVAGIALWVSSGFLA; this is encoded by the coding sequence ATGACCACCTCTTTACCGGCAGAAAATCCATCGGGTCGACCGATTCCTCCACCTGCCCGCAGTTGTTGACCGCCCCGTCCCAAGACTCGGACGAGTCTTCCCGGGCTGGATCAACCGTTTGTTACCGGTGCTGTGGACACTTTTGCCGGAAAAATCCCGAAAGTATCTTCCGATCTGACTTTTACCGATAGATTCGGCACGTACAAGGCTCGATGGAAGATCGGTCGCATGAAGTTCGTCGTGGACCCCGGTTTGTATGCGCTCAACGATCCCGACGCTGCTTCTCCGGTGCTGGTGACCGCGAATTACAAGATGAGTTTCGATTCGTTGAGGTCGGCTCTTCCCGGCAGTTCAGCGTGGCTGCTCGTGCTGGATACCCAGGGAATAAATGTCTGGTGTGCAGCGGGGAAGGGGACCTTCGGGACGGACGAACTCGTGAATCGCATTGAGACAAGCGGGTTGACCAAAGTCGTATCACACAAACAATTGATTCTGCCGCAATTGGGTGCTCCTGGAATAGCAGCTCACAGAGTCAAGAAACTTTCAGGATTCAAAGTTGTTTACGGACCTGTGGACTCGTCGGATCTGCCTGAATTCATCGCTTCCGGGTTGGAAGCCACTCCGGAAATGCGCACCAAGACGTTTACTCTGCGGGAAAGGGCTGCGGTCATTCCCGTTGAACTGGTAAGCGCTTCGACAACAGCTCTGTATATAATTCCCGTGTTGCTGATCCTGAGCGCTTTTGGCGGGCCGTACGGCTACTGGACGAACATCACTCATTACGGGCTGGCTGCATCTGCGGGTCTCGTGGCTGCAATCATTGCAGGCACGGTTCTGTTTCCGCTTCTGCTTCCTTGGCTTCCGGGACGTGCCTTTTCCCTCAAGGGATTCGCTATCGGGATAGCGACCTCGTTGGTTTTCATCGCACTCAAAGCTACAATAACCGGAGAGTGGCCGAATACGCTTGAAGCAGGCGCTTGGATCTTGCTCATTACTGTTGTTGTGTCCTATTTGGGCATGAATTTTACCGGTTGTTCCACGTACACGTCGCTTTCTGGGGTCAAGAAAGAGATGAAATGGGCAGTGCCCTTCCAGATTGCAGGAATCGTAGCAGGGATAGCGCTGTGGGTCTCATCCGGATTTCTGGCCTGA
- the hgcB gene encoding mercury methylation ferredoxin HgcB, which produces MRKLVYLHDVVTLNLDETRCSGCGMCLQVCPHGVLAKHNGSVEIVNRDACMECGACAKNCPTAALSVKTGVGCATAVINYALGRNSSSCCCVIEPDAENSNQAPTQSSGCC; this is translated from the coding sequence ATGCGGAAACTCGTTTATTTGCATGATGTGGTGACTCTTAATCTCGATGAGACCCGCTGTTCCGGGTGCGGCATGTGCCTGCAGGTATGTCCTCATGGCGTCTTGGCAAAACACAACGGCAGCGTGGAAATCGTCAATCGGGATGCATGCATGGAATGCGGAGCATGTGCGAAGAATTGCCCTACTGCAGCACTTTCCGTTAAAACAGGAGTCGGATGCGCCACCGCAGTAATCAACTACGCGCTCGGGAGGAACTCTTCTTCCTGCTGCTGCGTCATCGAACCGGATGCCGAGAATTCAAACCAAGCGCCGACACAATCCTCCGGGTGTTGCTGA
- a CDS encoding DsbA family oxidoreductase, with product MGKGIVDELKKEFSLEDEWLAYQLRPETPKEGILLTTLFPGADLTQRYESLNRAGEPYGIHFAHLERVRNSQSALEAAEYAKDVGKFHEFHERVFHAYFTELQDIGNVDLLAAWAQEIGMDAGSLLDALKTGMYKDRLEEAHRSAVANTITAVPTFIIEDSIKLVGAQPISVFKQKLLSLEK from the coding sequence ATCGGCAAGGGTATTGTCGACGAGTTGAAGAAAGAGTTTTCCCTGGAAGACGAATGGCTGGCGTATCAACTACGACCCGAAACACCGAAAGAAGGCATTCTTCTGACGACACTCTTCCCGGGAGCAGATCTCACCCAACGATACGAAAGCCTCAATCGTGCAGGCGAGCCTTACGGCATTCATTTTGCCCATCTCGAAAGGGTGCGTAATTCTCAGTCCGCTCTGGAAGCCGCGGAATATGCGAAAGACGTCGGCAAATTCCACGAGTTTCACGAACGAGTCTTTCATGCATATTTCACAGAGCTGCAGGATATCGGAAACGTGGACCTGTTAGCTGCGTGGGCGCAGGAGATCGGAATGGATGCCGGCTCGCTTCTGGATGCGCTGAAAACCGGCATGTATAAAGACAGACTGGAAGAAGCTCACCGGAGCGCTGTCGCGAACACGATCACTGCAGTGCCTACGTTTATCATTGAAGATTCAATAAAGCTGGTCGGTGCACAGCCGATAAGTGTGTTCAAGCAGAAGCTGCTGTCATTGGAGAAATAG